A genomic segment from Nicotiana tabacum cultivar K326 chromosome 7, ASM71507v2, whole genome shotgun sequence encodes:
- the LOC107769207 gene encoding 2-oxoglutarate-dependent dioxygenase 21, chloroplastic-like: MEKSSASPNDSFTSAMTLTEDGLTKVPKRYILPPSLRPDGTRSNTCLPIVDLSFLRHPLHRPRIIEEVHLACKELGFFQVVNHGIPLSVMKDALEAATEFFDLPNEKKMHLLSSNVHDPVRYNTSLNDVKDKVSFWRDFLKHYANPLSNWIDLWPSNPTCYKEKMGNYTIAAQKLQEELMGVIFESLGLNPSYLHEDIAEGSQVMAINCYPACPEPDLTLGLPPHTDYALLTIILQNHQGLQIMDHDGKWHSVPVIEGALIVQLGDHMEVLSNGRYKGVLHRATVNSEKKRLSIASLLSLALGKKVRPAPALVDEQHILSYKEGGFSDFLDFISGEDIVEAKYIDKLKINP; the protein is encoded by the exons atggaaaagagcTCAGCTTCACCAAATGATTCATTTACTAGTGCCATGACACTTACTGAAGACGGTCTAACCAAAGTTCCCAAACGTTACATTCTTCCGCCATCCTTACGCCCCGATGGAACCCGGTCTAACACATGCCTGCCAATTGTAGATCTATCCTTTCTGCGACACCCTCTTCATCGGCCTCGGATAATCGAGGAAGTACACCTGGCTTGCAAGGAACTAGGTTTCTTCCAG GTAGTCAACCATGGAATCCCATTGTCAGTCATGAAAGATGCCTTAGAAGCTGCGACTGAGTTCTTCGATTtaccaaatgaaaagaaaatgcaTCTCTTGTCTTCAAATGTTCATGATCCCGTAAGGTATAATACCAGCCTAAATGATGTCAAAGACAAAGTATCCTTTTGGAGAGACTTCCTCAAGCACTATGCTAATCCACTCTCAAATTGGATTGATTTGTGGCCATCAAATCCCACATGTTACAA GGAGAAAATGGGAAATTACACGATCGCAGCACAAAAGTTGCAAGAAGAACTCATGGGAGTGATATTTGAGAGCTTAGGACTAAACCCTAGTTACTTACATGAAGACATTGCAGAAGGCTCCCAGGTCATGGCCATTAATTGCTATCCAGCATGTCCTGAGCCAGATCTTACACTAGGCTTGCCACCACACACAGATTATGCTTTGCTAACGATCATTCTTCAAAATCATCAGGGCTTGCAAATCATGGATCATGATGGAAAGTGGCATTCAGTTCCTGTCATTGAAGGAGCCCTCATTGTTCAGCTGGGAGATCACATGGAAGTATTGAGCAATGGCCGATACAAAGGTGTTCTCCACCGAGCAACAGTTAACTCAGAGAAAAAGCGCCTATCCATTGCCAGCCTTCTTAGTCTAGCTCTAGGTAAAAAAGTTAGACCTGCACCAGCACTTGTCGATGAACAACATATCTTGTCCTACAAAGAAGGAGGCTTCAGTGATTTCCTTGACTTCATTTCTGGAGAAGATATTGTGGAAGCAAAGTACATagacaaattaaaaataaatccaTGA